One Deltaproteobacteria bacterium DNA window includes the following coding sequences:
- a CDS encoding ABC transporter permease, with amino-acid sequence MKRIPLPHISRRFLRVWQRNFTVYRQNWKISFVPPLLEPLFYLLAFGVGLSALIGTIHYQGSQISYIAFIAPALIAINIMNNAFFENTYASFVRMYYQKTFDAMMATPLSLEEIITGEIIWGATKAVIATAIMLGVISLFGLIRYPEGLLIIPLAFIAGIAFGSIGMYFTGIVPNIELFNLPVFLFITPMFLFSGTFFPIENLPGWAQHLAVLLPLTHMVNLTRSLSLGIIDLSLLTGLCYFVITCLIFFPLAIHKMHRRLIK; translated from the coding sequence ATGAAAAGAATACCATTACCCCATATATCCCGGCGGTTTTTGCGGGTCTGGCAGAGAAACTTTACTGTTTACCGGCAAAACTGGAAGATCAGCTTTGTTCCTCCCCTGCTCGAACCCCTTTTCTATTTACTTGCCTTCGGCGTCGGCTTGAGCGCCCTGATTGGAACAATTCATTACCAGGGATCTCAAATATCATATATCGCTTTCATCGCACCGGCCCTGATTGCCATCAACATTATGAATAACGCCTTCTTCGAGAATACCTATGCCTCATTTGTGCGCATGTATTATCAAAAAACATTCGATGCCATGATGGCGACACCGCTTTCCCTTGAAGAAATTATCACAGGGGAAATCATCTGGGGAGCCACCAAAGCGGTTATCGCCACGGCAATTATGCTTGGGGTCATTAGCTTATTTGGCCTCATCCGTTACCCTGAAGGCCTTTTGATTATCCCGCTGGCTTTTATCGCGGGAATTGCCTTTGGTTCAATCGGGATGTATTTCACTGGGATTGTGCCTAACATAGAATTGTTTAACCTGCCGGTTTTTCTCTTCATTACCCCAATGTTTCTCTTCAGCGGAACTTTTTTCCCCATTGAGAATCTGCCCGGGTGGGCTCAGCATCTTGCCGTTCTTTTACCATTGACTCACATGGTAAATCTCACAAGGTCTTTAAGTCTCGGTATCATTGATCTATCACTGTTGACGGGGCTTTGTTATTTTGTAATCACGTGCCTTATCTTTTTCCCGTTAGCGATTCACAAAATGCACCGGCGCTTAATCAAATGA
- a CDS encoding ATP-binding cassette domain-containing protein encodes MKSTNKSDTENLTENPIIEARNLRKVFGDLVAVDNVSFTVFPGECFGILGPNGAGKTSTIRMIYGFSPMASGILEVFGLDVTQNARAIKSRIGVCQQENNLDPDLTVQQNLEVFARYFNIPTRTARIQTQNLLKFIALDHRKDTRAMELSGGMMRRLVLARALLNQPELLILDEPTTGLDPQSRHQVWERLEELQAKGLSILLTTHNMEEASRLCDRLIIMDHGRVLVEGKTLDLIRQYIGHDIIEVVEPGHTLRAFVQSRNLKHEDLGHRLIIYVEDGNSLYHEIRKDYCKGGCIMRMATLEDVFLKLTGRELRE; translated from the coding sequence ATGAAAAGCACAAATAAAAGCGATACTGAAAATTTAACGGAAAACCCAATCATTGAGGCGAGAAATCTGAGGAAAGTCTTTGGTGATCTTGTAGCTGTCGACAATGTTTCTTTCACGGTATTTCCGGGAGAATGTTTCGGTATCCTGGGACCGAACGGCGCCGGAAAAACTTCAACCATTAGAATGATCTATGGCTTTTCACCTATGGCAAGCGGTATCCTTGAGGTCTTCGGTCTCGATGTCACACAAAACGCGAGAGCCATAAAATCCAGAATTGGTGTGTGTCAGCAGGAAAACAATCTAGATCCTGACCTCACAGTACAACAAAATTTAGAAGTTTTTGCCCGATATTTTAACATTCCCACCAGGACGGCGCGCATACAGACACAGAATCTTCTTAAGTTTATTGCCCTTGATCATCGCAAAGATACCAGGGCTATGGAACTTTCCGGAGGCATGATGCGCCGTCTGGTTCTGGCCCGCGCACTGCTCAACCAACCGGAACTTTTAATTCTGGATGAACCCACTACGGGACTGGACCCCCAATCCCGTCACCAGGTATGGGAACGTTTGGAGGAACTTCAAGCAAAAGGGCTTTCCATTCTTCTTACGACCCACAACATGGAAGAAGCTTCCCGGCTTTGTGATCGTCTTATCATCATGGATCATGGACGCGTTCTGGTAGAGGGAAAAACTCTCGATCTGATCAGGCAATATATAGGCCACGATATCATCGAAGTGGTTGAACCGGGCCATACATTAAGGGCATTCGTACAATCAAGGAATCTGAAACACGAAGACCTGGGCCATCGTCTCATTATATATGTTGAAGATGGAAATTCGCTGTACCATGAGATCAGGAAAGATTATTGTAAGGGAGGTTGTATCATGCGCATGGCGACCCTGGAAGACGTCTTTTTAAAATTAACAGGCAGGGAACTGAGAGAATGA